In Bosea vestrisii, the following are encoded in one genomic region:
- a CDS encoding PrkA family serine protein kinase, whose translation MIEKASEIFSLFSEDYRSYSQEEMSLQEYLLACREDKSMYAAAAERMVDAIGTPRLFDTSQDERLGRIFSNRTVKIYPSFADFFGMEDTIERIAGYFRYASQGLEERKQILYLLGPVGGGKSSLAERLKKLMEERPFYTLKIGNQMSPVFESPLGLFRPDRMGDLFEEKYGIARRRLTGLISPWAAKRLDELAGDISKFSVVKLTPSRLRQVGIAKTEPGDENNQDVSALVGKVDIRQLENFSQSDPDAYSYSGGLNRTTQGLLEFVEMFKAPIKVLHPLLTATQEGSYNGTENFGAFPYQGIVLAHSNESEWLQFKNNRNNEAFLDRILVVKVPYCLRVTEERQIYEKLLRESELAGSPCAPEVLDLLSRFSVSTRLAEFENSPLYTKMRVYDGENLKEVEPKAKAIQEYRDAAGVDEGMTGVSTRFAFKILSQTFNYDTEELAADPVHLMYILEGAIKREQFAKETEAAYLDFIKSELATRYAEFIGHEIQKAYLESYGEYGQNLFDRYIAYADAWVEDQDYKDPDTGQLLNRQVLDNELSQIEKPAGIANPKDFRNEVVKFTLRARARNNGRNPSWTSYEKLREVIEKRMFGQVEDLLPVISFGSKQDSVTEKRHHGFVQRMVERGYTERQVRRLVDWYMRVNKAG comes from the coding sequence ATGATCGAGAAAGCCAGCGAGATATTCAGCCTGTTCTCCGAGGATTATCGTAGCTATTCGCAGGAAGAGATGAGTCTGCAGGAATATCTGCTGGCTTGTCGTGAAGATAAATCCATGTACGCCGCCGCCGCCGAGCGGATGGTCGACGCAATCGGTACACCCAGATTGTTCGATACGAGCCAAGACGAGCGCCTCGGCCGGATCTTCTCCAACCGCACGGTCAAGATATACCCGTCCTTCGCCGATTTCTTCGGCATGGAGGACACCATCGAGCGGATCGCCGGCTATTTTCGCTACGCATCACAGGGTCTGGAAGAGCGCAAGCAGATCCTCTACCTCCTCGGCCCCGTCGGCGGTGGCAAGTCCTCGCTTGCCGAGCGGCTCAAGAAGCTGATGGAGGAGCGTCCATTCTACACACTCAAGATCGGTAACCAGATGAGCCCGGTCTTCGAATCGCCTCTGGGCCTGTTCCGTCCCGATCGCATGGGCGATCTCTTCGAGGAGAAGTACGGTATAGCGCGGCGGCGATTGACCGGACTCATCTCGCCATGGGCAGCAAAGCGGCTCGATGAACTCGCGGGCGACATCTCCAAGTTCAGCGTCGTCAAGCTGACGCCCTCGCGCTTGCGGCAAGTCGGCATCGCGAAGACCGAACCGGGCGATGAGAACAACCAGGATGTCTCCGCGCTCGTCGGCAAGGTCGATATCCGCCAGCTTGAGAACTTCAGCCAGTCGGACCCGGATGCCTATTCCTACAGCGGCGGACTGAACCGGACGACGCAGGGCCTGCTCGAATTCGTCGAGATGTTCAAGGCGCCAATCAAGGTGCTGCACCCGCTGCTGACCGCGACCCAGGAAGGCAGCTACAACGGCACCGAGAACTTCGGAGCCTTTCCCTATCAGGGCATCGTCCTGGCTCACTCCAACGAGTCAGAATGGCTCCAGTTCAAGAACAACCGGAACAACGAGGCGTTCCTCGACCGCATCTTGGTGGTCAAGGTGCCCTATTGCCTGCGCGTCACCGAAGAGCGGCAGATCTACGAGAAGCTGCTCCGCGAGAGCGAGCTGGCCGGCAGCCCCTGCGCGCCCGAGGTGCTCGACCTCCTCAGCCGCTTCTCGGTCTCCACCCGGCTCGCCGAGTTCGAGAACTCGCCGCTCTATACCAAGATGCGCGTCTACGACGGCGAGAACCTCAAGGAGGTGGAGCCCAAGGCGAAGGCCATCCAGGAGTATCGCGACGCCGCCGGTGTCGACGAGGGCATGACCGGCGTCAGCACGCGCTTCGCCTTCAAGATCCTCTCGCAGACCTTCAACTACGATACCGAGGAACTCGCCGCCGACCCCGTGCACCTGATGTACATCCTGGAGGGTGCGATCAAGCGCGAGCAGTTCGCCAAGGAGACGGAAGCGGCCTATCTCGACTTCATCAAGTCGGAGCTGGCGACGCGCTATGCCGAGTTCATCGGACACGAGATCCAGAAGGCCTATCTCGAATCCTATGGCGAATACGGCCAGAACCTGTTCGACCGCTACATCGCCTATGCCGACGCCTGGGTCGAGGATCAGGACTACAAGGACCCCGATACCGGCCAGCTCCTCAACCGGCAGGTCCTCGACAATGAATTGTCGCAGATCGAGAAGCCGGCCGGCATCGCCAATCCCAAGGACTTCCGCAACGAGGTGGTGAAATTCACCTTGCGCGCCCGGGCCAGGAACAATGGCCGCAACCCGTCCTGGACCAGCTATGAGAAGCTGCGCGAGGTGATCGAGAAGCGGATGTTCGGCCAGGTCGAGGATCTGCTGCCGGTGATCAGCTTCGGCTCGAAGCAGGACAGCGTGACCGAGAAGCGCCATCACGGCTTCGTGCAGCGCATGGTCGAGCGCGGCTATACCGAGCGTCAGGTGCGGCGCCTGGTCGACTGGTACATGCGCGTCAACAAGGCAGGCTGA
- a CDS encoding glycosyltransferase family 2 protein, which produces MTPTLNAVDYLKECVESARRNAIRDIEIEHVIVDGGSTDGTVELARSFGLRVMQGKDSGIFDAINKGSFNSSGELLGFLGADDVMLPGAAAAVVDTYRRSRRRWVVGAIRWIDSGGHGLGGLAAPPNWMTPAMLVCLGWNPIMHMATYFSRTFFEELGGFDISYRDAGDYDMFCRALKKEPYGRISQPLACFRRTGVNNSAIHGSRTAAECTRIFAQHGPSSQAERLFWRFALKAYFNLGNPDWLLSKMADSTRTTLKLQSKAHF; this is translated from the coding sequence GTGACCCCGACGCTGAATGCCGTCGACTATCTGAAGGAATGCGTCGAGTCCGCGCGCCGGAACGCCATCCGCGACATCGAGATCGAGCACGTGATCGTCGATGGCGGCAGTACCGACGGAACCGTCGAGCTCGCCCGCAGCTTTGGGCTGCGTGTGATGCAAGGCAAGGACAGCGGCATTTTCGACGCCATCAACAAGGGGTCCTTCAACTCGTCAGGCGAGTTGCTGGGCTTCCTTGGCGCCGATGACGTCATGCTGCCGGGAGCGGCTGCCGCGGTCGTGGATACCTACCGCCGGAGCCGCCGGCGCTGGGTCGTCGGCGCCATCCGATGGATCGATTCAGGCGGGCACGGCCTCGGCGGGCTCGCGGCGCCTCCGAACTGGATGACACCAGCAATGCTGGTCTGCCTGGGCTGGAACCCGATCATGCACATGGCGACCTATTTCTCGCGGACCTTCTTCGAGGAGCTGGGTGGGTTCGACATTTCCTACAGGGATGCCGGCGACTACGACATGTTTTGCCGGGCCCTGAAGAAGGAACCCTACGGGCGGATCAGTCAGCCGCTGGCCTGCTTCCGGAGAACGGGCGTGAACAACAGCGCAATCCACGGCAGCCGCACCGCTGCAGAATGCACGAGGATCTTCGCGCAGCATGGGCCTTCGTCGCAGGCGGAGCGCCTGTTCTGGCGTTTTGCTCTGAAGGCCTATTTCAATCTCGGCAACCCCGATTGGTTGCTGTCGAAGATGGCGGATTCGACGCGGACCACGCTGAAACTGCAGTCCAAAGCTCATTTCTGA
- a CDS encoding response regulator transcription factor — MSEIIETTVLSDNALLREGITKLLDGARFHVSQRTTSCDLYRPEVSQQTPDLFIVVIDDMSCSIVGDIKRQFKSAKIVALALRDSRELMRRAIQLGAVGYLVESISAHDLITSLEVVIANGAVFPPELLSQLSEIAVEPQRLLQGVQRRADGSPFQGLSVREVSILEGLMLGESNKVIARKLEIAEATVKVHVKAILRKVRVRNRTQAAMWAMQNAVTRIPVAEEPGTAEDEHLPMIAARLEMANSPRFS, encoded by the coding sequence ATGTCTGAAATCATCGAAACCACTGTACTGAGCGACAACGCCCTGCTTCGGGAAGGCATAACGAAATTACTGGACGGCGCGCGCTTCCATGTAAGCCAGAGAACGACGAGCTGTGATCTCTACAGGCCGGAAGTCAGCCAGCAGACTCCTGACCTTTTCATCGTCGTGATCGACGACATGTCCTGCTCGATCGTCGGCGACATCAAAAGGCAGTTCAAGAGCGCCAAGATCGTGGCGCTCGCTCTGCGCGACAGCCGCGAACTAATGCGCCGCGCCATCCAGCTCGGTGCGGTGGGCTATCTCGTCGAGTCGATTTCCGCCCATGATCTCATCACGTCATTGGAAGTCGTCATCGCCAATGGTGCCGTCTTCCCACCCGAACTTCTGTCGCAACTCTCCGAGATCGCGGTCGAGCCGCAGCGTCTCCTCCAGGGCGTGCAACGGCGGGCAGACGGATCTCCGTTCCAGGGTCTTTCCGTCCGGGAGGTGAGCATCCTCGAGGGGCTGATGCTGGGCGAATCCAACAAGGTGATCGCGCGCAAGCTGGAAATCGCCGAAGCCACAGTGAAGGTCCATGTCAAGGCGATCCTGCGGAAGGTGCGCGTCAGGAACCGTACCCAGGCGGCCATGTGGGCGATGCAGAATGCGGTGACCCGGATTCCTGTGGCCGAAGAGCCAGGCACGGCCGAGGACGAGCATCTGCCGATGATCGCTGCGAGACTGGAAATGGCGAATTCGCCCCGGTTCTCGTGA